TGACGAATAGAGCACATTTGGCTCAGTTGGTCCTTTCCGGAGACTTGCCCAATGTTTATGTCGATAATGTTTATTTTTACAATGCAGGGGATGTGGAAACTACTGGGCCAGCTACACCCGCCCCGACGCCAACGAATGCTCCTGGTGACGTCATCTCCATATTCAGCAATGCTTATTCCAATGTTCCGGGGACGAATTTTTATCCGGATTGGGGACAAACGACCAGCGTTTCGGAAGTGCCTATATTTGGGAATAACACCCTGCTTTACGCAGGATTTAATTACCAGGGCATTGAACTGGGTAGCAACCTGGATGTTTCCGGAATGAGCCACCTGCATATTGACTACTGGACGGCAAACTCCACGGGATTGAACGTGTATTTGATCAGCCCGGGGCCTGTAGAAGCGCCCTACGTATTAGGCGTTCCTACCTCAGGGTGGGCAAGTGTCAACATTCCTTTATCAAACTTTTCACCCGTTGATCTGGCTGATTTGATCCAGCTTAAATTTGATGGTAGCGGCGATATTTATCTGGACAATATCTATTTCTATAATGAAACGAGCGGGGGAAACATGCCAACTACTGCGGCGCCGACACCCACTGACCCTGCATCAGGTGTTATCTCTATTTTTAGCGATGCTTATTCAAGTGTAGATGGAACAAATTTCAACCCTGGTTGGGGACAGACTACGGTAGGATCAGTAGTGCCGGTTGCCGGCAACAATACACTGCTCTTTTCCGGCTTGAATTATCAGGGAATAGAACTGGGCAGTAGTCAGAATGTTTCCGCAATGACCCACCTGCATATTGATTTCTGGACAGCAAACTCCACCGCTTTAGACGTGTTTTTGATCAGTCCCGGCCCTATTGAAACGTCGTATGCACTAACCGTTCCTACCTCAGGCTGGGCAAGTGTGGACATTCCATTATCTAATTTTTCACCCGTTGACCTTACAGACGTTTTTCAGTTTAAATTCGTAGGTAATGGTGATATATATCTGGACAATATTTATTTCCATAACTAAATGGGATTTTTTTAATAACAGGGTTTAAAACTAATTAATAAAGAAACCGAATTAACAATATTAATCATGAAATGGAATCATTCAATTTTGACAAAAAGTATTCTGCTGTTCACTGCACTGTTCATTGGTTGGAGTTGCACAGATGATAATAAGATTGTAGACCGCAACTGGCAACTAGTATGGCAGGATGAGTTTGAGGGCCCTGCGGGTCAATCCCCTGATGCTTCGAAATGGAACTATGATATCGGAACAGATTGGGGTAACGCACAACTGGAATTTGATACGGATCGTCCGGAAAATGTCTCCCTTGACGGGGCAGGGAACCTGGCTATTATTGCGAGAAAGGAATCTTATTCGGGTTCCGCTTTCACCTCTGCGAGAATTACCACTCAGGGATTATTTGATCAGGCTTACGGCCGCTTTGAAGCGAGGATAAAAATGCCATGGGGCCCCGGTATCTGGCCGGCCTTTTGGTTGTTGGGGGCCAATGTTGACCAGGTTGGATGGCCTCAATGCGGTGAAATTGACATTATGGAATATCGCGGACAGCAGCCGCACTTAATTCATGGGACTATCCATGGACCTGGTTATTCCGGAGGTTCACCTATTTCAAAAACCTTTGGATTTGAAAATGACCGGTTTGATAATGATTTTCATGTTTTTGCGGTAGAATGGGTAGAAGGTACTATCAATTTTTTCGTCGATGATACCCTATATTCACAAATTAAATCAGACGATGTGCCCGGAGAATGGGTCTATGATCATCCTTTTTATATCATTTTGAATGTGGCAGTGGGCGGTAATTTTGTTGGCTTTCCAACTGATCAGACAACATTCCCTCAATCAATGCTTGTGGATTGGGTTAGAGTATATAAGGAAATTAAATAATGATTATCTTAGAGCGTTTAAAAAGGTCGGCTTAATTATTCGACCTTTTTTTACTCATTAACATGACTATAAGGTGTTGAAAAAAGAAATTATGACAGGGATAAACCGTGTTCAAATAGGGGGGGGAGATTATTACAGGATTTCAAACAGTGATGCGCTCCGCCCATTTTTTATGAGCATTGTAAGTGATTCCAACCACTGGATGTTTATTTCCAGTAATGGTGGATTGAGTGCCGGGCGAAAAAATGCCGAGTATGCTCTTTTCCCTTATTACACAGATGATAAGATAACCGAATCTGCGGAAATTACCGGGAGCAAATCTATTTTTTTGGTAAACAAAGAGGATAAATCCCATATTTGGGAACCCTTCTCTTATAGGTTTGAAGGACTGTATCAGGTCAGCAGAAATTTGTATAAGAATGTTTATGGAAATAAAATTCTTTTTGAAGAAGAAAACCATGACCTGGGATTGACTTTTAGATACCAGTGGAATTCGAGTAATATTTTTGGGTTTATTAAAAAGTCAACCCTTATTAATAATACAGGGAATGAAGTCAGGACATCTGTTTTAGATGGCATCCAGAATATTTTACCTTATGGGGTAGGCAGCGATTTACAAAACCAATCCAGTAACCTTGTAGATGCTTATAAACGGAGTGAACTTCAAAAAACGACAGGATTAGGCATTTTTTCACTGAGTGCTATTATCGTTGACAAAGCAGAACCCAGTGAAGCATTAAAAGCAAATATTGTGTGGTCTCTGGGCCTGGAAAATCCCAAATATCTCCTTTCGTCCCTGCAGCTCAAGCACTTTAGAAAAGGCATTCCGATTCAGCAGGAAGAAGATGTAAAGGCAGAAAAAGGGGCTTATTTTATTAATGCAGAGGTAATACTATCGGCAAAGGCTGAGAAAGCATGGATGATTATGGCTGATGTGAATCAAAATCATTCGGCCATAGCCAGAATTTCGGAAGCCATAAAAAGCGAAAAGCAATTAGATTCGATTGTGCAGCAGGATATAGATTTTGGCACCCAAAATTTAATAAGATTAAATGCGGCGGCGGATGGAATTCAACTTACCTCAGATAATTTGAGGGATACGCGACATTTCTCGAACACCCTGTTTAATATAATGCGAGGTGGAATTTTTGATCATAATTACCACATAGAAAAATGGGATTTCAGTGCCTATCTGTCAACAGCCAATAAGGACGTTTTTGAAACATCTAAAGATTTAGTAAATGCTCTTCCTGATGTGTTTTCGCTTTCCAGGTTAAAGGAAATGGCGCAGCAGAGTCATGATAAGGATTTCTGGAGGTTGTGTACAGAATATATGCCGTTAAAGTTTAGTAGAAGACATGGCGACCCCAGCAGGCCCTGGAATAAATTTTCTATCAATACCCGCAGTGAAATTGACGGGTCGAAAATTCTTGATTACGAAGGAAATTGGAGAGATATCTTTCAAAATTGGGAAGCACTGGCACATTCATATCCGGAATTCATAGAGAGTATGATTCATAAGTTTTTGAATGCGACTACTTTCGATGGATACAATCCTTACAGGGTTACAAAAGATGGATTTGACTGGGAAACCATTGAACCCGATAACCCTTGGTCATATATTGGTTATTGGGGAGACCACCAGATCATTTATTTATTGAAATTTTTAGAGTTCATTGAGCATCATTCCCCACAAAAACTGGAAAGTTATTTTAACGAAGACCGCTTTGTTTATGCTAACGTTCCGTATAAAATAAAAAGCTACGCAGACATTCTTAAAAACCCTAAGGATACCATTGAATTTGACCATGAATTAGATCAGCAGGTGCGTAAGCGACGGGCAAGTATTGGAGCGGATGGTGCTTTACTGCAAGATGTAAACAAGTCCATCTACCAGGTCAACTTCATTGAAAAAATATTGGCAACCTTGTTGGCTAAGTTATCTAATTTCATACCAGAGGGCGGAATATGGATGAACACCCAACGGCCGGAATGGAATGATGCCAATAACGCTTTGGTGGGAAATGGCGTTTCCATGGTGACGCTCTACTATTTAAGGCGATTCCTGAAGTTTTTTGAAGAGCTACTCGCCGCTTCGGAAATGGAAGGGGTAAAAGTCTCCAGTGAAATGGTTGACTTTTACAAAAATGTGCGTGATACCTTTAGTAAATTCAAGCACCTTCTGTCAAATAAAATCAATGATAAAGACCGCAAACTGGTTTTGGATGGATTAGGACAGGCTGGTAGTGATTTCAGGCAACATGTGTATAAACATTCATTGGGGGGCGAAAAAACCACTATTTCATTCAGGGATTTAAGGGATTTTATCCACCTGAGTCTTCAATACGTGGATCATTCCATCAAAGTGAATATAAGGCCTGATAATTTATACCATGCCTATAACCTGATGACGGTAAAAAATGAGGCTGAAATATCCTTGGCTCATTTAAGTGAAATGCTGGAAGGACAGGTGGCAGTATTGAGTTCGGGGTACTTATCGGACGCAGGAGCGCTGGAGGTTTTAGATGGTTTAAAGAACAGCTCCCTTTTCCGAGCCGATCAATACAGCTACTTACTCTATCCTAATAAGAATTTACCACTATTTACAGAAAAAAATAACGTACCTAAAGAAGCGGTCGCTCAATCAGCATTGCTCACTCAAATGCTAAGCGACGGTCAGGTTCAGATCATTGAAAAAGACATCAATGGGCTAATTCATTTCAATGGTAATTTTAAAAATGCCCATGATCTCCAGGCAGCCCTGGAGGGGCTTTCCCAAACCCATTATGCGGCTCTGGCAGAAAAGGATAAAAATTGGGTGCTGCAAACCTTTGAGCAGGTATTCAATCATAAAGCATTTACCGGAAGATCGGGTACGTTCTTTGGTTACGAAGGCTTGGGATCTATTTATTGGCACATGGTTTCCAAGTTGCAGCTGGCGGTACAGGAGTGTTGTTTAAAAGCCATTAAAGCGCAAGCAGGTGAAGAGATTATCGGTAGGTTACTGGAACATTATTATGAGATCAATGAAGGCATTGGCGTTCATAAGTCGCCCTCACTTTATGGTGCTTTCCCTACTGACCCGTATTCCCATACCCCTGCCGGTAAAGGGGCACAACAACCGGGGATGACCGGACAGGTAAAAGAAGATATCATATCCAGATTTGGTGAGCTTGGTGTTTTTGTCAGTGAAGGCCAATTGTATTTCAATCCCTGCTTACTCAGAAAAAATGAGTTTTTGGAGGAAACCAAAATTTTTGAATATGTCGATGTCTTCCTGGAACATAAACAGCTGACACTGGAGAAAGGATCTCTGTGTTTCACTTATTGCCAGGTGCCGGTGGTGTACAAACTGGGAACACAGAACCATTTGGAAATCCTGCATAAAAGCGGAACCTCTGCCATGTTCGAAACATTAAGCCTCGATCAAAATACCAGCAGGCAGGTTTTTGAACGAACTGGAGAGGTTGTTCAGATCATGGTTCACATTAAAGAATCTAAATTGAGGTAACATGAAAACAATAATTTGGAAAGCAATGGTATCTTTGATGGCTTTGATAATTAGCTTTTCGTGTAACAATGAGCAACCGGACAAAGGAATGAACCAATTACAAATAAAAAAAGAAGTGACAGCTAAAGATATCTTAGGAAACCCGAATTATCTGGCAATATCTTATGGTGGATATCGTGAGAAAACCCGTGACATACAACCCACCATCGACCAGTTGAAAGAGGATATGAAGATCCTTGCGGCAATGAATGTCAAAATTCTGCGTACCTATAATGTTAAGTTAAAACATGCCTCTAATGTACTGGAGGCTATTCATCAATTAAAAAAGGAAGACCCGGATTTTGAGATGTACGTCATGCTGGGAGCCTGGATTGATTGTAAAAACGCATGGACAGCCTATCCTGATCACGACAGTGAAGATGCAGAGGGCAATGCAGCGGAGATTCAAAGAGCAGTGGATCTGGCCAATCGTTACCCTGATATTGTCAAGATTATTGCAGTGGGCAATGAAGCTATGGTGAAGTGGGCGGCCAGTTATTTTGTACAACCGGGGGTAATACTGAAATGGGTTAATCACCTGCAGGAGTTAAAGGAAACAGGTAAACTGTCTAAGGATCTTTGGGTGACTTGTTCAGATAATTTTGCCTCCTGGGGCGGGGGCGGTGAAGAATACCATACCGAAGATTTGAAAAAATTGATCAGGGCTGTGGATTATGTATCCCTTCATACCTACCCAATGCATGATACTCATTACAACCCTGATTTTTGGGGTGTTTTGGAAAAGGAAGAAAATTTGGCGGATACAGAAAAGATTGCCGCTGCAATGGCCCGCGCCAGGGATTATGCCATGTCTCAATATCAAAATACAGCCGATTATATTAAGGGGTTAGGGATTGAAAAAGCGATTCATATTGGAGAAACAGGTTGGGCAAGTGCGTCCAATAGCTTCTATGGCCCTGAAGGTTCGAAAGCTACGGATGAATACAAGGAGGGGTTATTTTATTCGCTCATCAGAGACTGGACCAACCAGGAAGGAATATCCTGCTTTTATTTTGAAGCTTTTGATGAAATTTGGAAAGATGCCCCAAATCCAGGGGGATCAGAAAACCATTTTGGCCTTTTCAGTATAGAAGGACAAGCGAAATATGCCTTGTGGGATTTGGTGGATCAGGGTGTTTTTGAAGGGTTGAGTAGGGGAGGGAACCCTATTGTTAAAACTTATGGTGGAGATGAAAAAGCATTGCTGGAGGAAGTTTTGCTCCCTCCGGTAAAGCAAAGCATAGTGGCAGAGCATTAAAATAGAAGTGTATTGACCTTTCATTGTTGGTATTGAAAAATTTATAGGATAATGATAAAAAAAATTAGTTTTTCATTGTTATTGATGCTTATGCTTAGTACTTGTACCTCAATAGAAAAATTGGAAGTGGATGTTTATGAAACTTCCGCAGGTGGCAATAAGCTCCAGAAAATAACCGAATTTTCTCCCGGGGATACTCTGTCTTTTATAAAATTACATCCCGAAGATAAGTTCCAGACCATCACCGGGTTTGGAGGGTCCTTTACAGAGGCATCTGCCTACCTTTTAAACCGTTTAAGTAAAGAAAATCGCGACAAGATTTTGGACGCTTATTTTGGAGAAAACGGGGCCAGATATTCCTTAACGCGCACCCACATGAATTCCTGTGATTTTTCTTTAAGTAATTATTCCTATGCTCCGGTTGAAGGGGATACAACATTGGAGAATTTCTCCATAGAGGAAGATCGCGACGATATTATTCCGATGATCAAGGAGGCTATGGCTATTTCCAAAGACGGATTTAAAATAATATCCTCTCCCTGGACCGCCCCACCATGGATGAAAGATAATAATAATTGGGTAGGGGGTAAATTACTGCCTGAATATAATGATACGTGGGCATTGTTTTTCTCCAAATATTTAGAGGCCTATAAGGCTGAGGGGATAGACATTTGGGGCTTCACCGTTGAGAATGAACCCCTGGGGAATGGCAATAATTGGGAAAGTATGATTTTTAGTCCAGAGGAAATGACTGAATTCGTTAAAAATCATTTAGGTCCGAGGCTCGAATCCGATGGCCATGATGTGAAAATTCTCGGTTACGATCAAAACCGTGGCGAGGAACTCAAGGAGTGGACGCGGGTGATGTATAAAGACGAAGCTTCTGCAAAATATTTTGATGGAATGGCGATTCACTGGTATGCAAGTACTTACGACTGGTTTGCTGAGTCGCTTCAATTTGCCCACAATGCTGCGCCCGATAAATACCTGATTCAATCCGAGGCTTGCGTTGATTCTGAAATACCTCATTGGCAAGACGATAATTGGTACTGGTCAAAAGAAGCTACCGACTGGGGCTGGGACTGGGCTCCTGAACAAGACAAATACCTACACCCTAAATATGCCCCTGTTAATCGTTATGCGCGGGATATCATCGGCTGCCTTAACAATTGGGTCGATGGCTGGATTGACTGGAATATGGTACTAGACAAACAGGGTGGGCCCAATTGGTTTAAGAACTGGTGCGTGGCGCCTGTCATTGTAGATCCGGAAAAAGATGAGGTTTACTTTACCCCCATTTATTACACACTGGCCCATTTTAGTAAATTTATCCGGCCAGGTGCGCAAAGAATAGGATTTGAGAACGGTGACGATAGCCTTATGGTCACTGCGGCCCAAAATCCTGACGGATCTATTGCTGTGGTTATTTTTAATCAAGGATCAACTGCAAAGGATATAAAACTTTCTTTGGGCGAAAGTACAACGGAAATAAAAATAAGCGCTCAGGCTATACAAACAATAATAATACCAACTAAAAACAAATAATCATGTCAAAAACCAACAATCAACTCCCATTCGGACAAAAAGTGGCCTTCGGAGTAGGGATGCTTGCCAATCAAATGTTTCCTGCAGCGCTTGGAATATTTATGGTAGTATTAGTGCAGGACCTGGGATTCCCTGGTTGGATGTGGGGAATTTTGTTCTTTCTACCCAGGGTTTTTGATTCTATTACTGACCCTATCATGGGCTTTATTTCCGACAATACAAAATCGCGTTGGGGACGGAGAAGGCAGTATGTGTTCATAGGAGCTATCGTTATGGGTTTGGCATTTGTCATCATGTGGCAACTGTATAGAGAAAATGGGATCAACTATAATTTTACCTACTTCCTGCTGATGTCATTTGTTTTCTATTTAGGGCTGACTATTTTTAGCGTGCCCTATGTAGCCATGGGTTACGAAATGAGTAATGATTTTCATGAACGGACCAGCATAATGGCCATTGCCCAATGGATTGGTCAATGGGCCTGGGTTATTGCTCCCTGGTTCTGGGTAATTATGTATGATAAAGGCTGGTTTGAATCAGCCGACGTGGCAACCAGAACACTGGCCGTATGGGTGGGTATAGCCTGTATGCTTTTTGCTATGGTTCCGGCTATATTTATTAAAAGTAAATCCACGATTAATGAAAATTACTCTCCACTCACTGTAAAAAATATAGGAGGCGGGCTGAAAGAAATTCTTCTTGGTTTTAAAGAAGCCTTTCAGTCAAGGCCATTTGTAAAACTTTGTGTCTCTACCTTTTTAATTTTCAATGCCTTCAATACCATAGCCGCATTTTCATTTTTTATCATCGTTTATCATTTATTTAATGGCGATGCCGGGGCAGCCGGAGTATGGCCAACCCTTTTTGGTAGCTTGGCTTCTTTGGTCACTACTTTTTTAGTGATTCCCACCGTGGCCTGGATGTCAAAGAAAATGGGAAAGAAAAGGGCCTTTATCTTTTCTCAAAGCATTTCTGTCATAGGATATTTGATGCTTTGGTTTCTCTTTGTTCCGGGAAAACCTTTTATGTTTATATTCGCTTTGCCCTTTTTCTCCTTTGGTATCGGAAGTTTATTTACGTTGATGATGTCTATGACTGCTGATGTCATTGATCTGGATGAATTAAATACTGGAAAACGTAGAGAGGGTATCTTTGGAGCCATTTATTGGTGGATGGTAAAATTTGGTTTTGCTATAGCAGGATTGCTAAGTGGTGCTATTATGTCATTGGTAGGTTTTGTCCCCGGCGTGGCTGAACAGACAGAAACTGCCATTGTAGGTCTGAGGTTATTTTATTCTGGTTTCCCGATTTTAGGTACCCTCATAGCCATATATGTTATGCGCAATTATGACGTTACGGAAGAACGGGCGAATGAAATCCGGGCAGAATTGGACAGGCGTAAGGCTCCTGCTAAAAAATCGACTTCTTACTATCAAACAGATAAGCTGGCCTCCTTAATAACCCATGATTTCAATATAGGGTCAACATCTGATATTGACTTTACCTCTAAAAATACTTACGAAATAAAGAAAATTTTCGCTCAATCGTTAAACAAAGGGATTCACGGCATGTGTTTTAGTCCCTATCTGGCAGACCAGAATATTGGGGATCAATTATCTGAGGAACAAATCCGCAGGCGAATGGATATCATAAGTCCTTATACCCAATGGGTGCGTTCTTTCTCCTGCACAGAAGGAAATGAGTTTATTCCTAAAGTAGCACGTGAAAAAGGGTTGAAAACAATGGTTGGAGCATGGATTGGAGCAGATAAAGCCCAAAATGAAAAAGAAATTGAAGCATTGATTAATTTAGCTAAACAAGGATATGTTGATATTGCTGTAGTAGGTAACGAGGTGCTGATGCGTGAAGAGTTGTCCGAACAAGAAGTACTTAGCTATATAAATATGGTCAAAAAAGCCTTACCGGGTACGCTTATTGGGTATGTGGATGCTTATTATCAATTTCATCAGCGTCCGGGCCTTGTGGAGGCATGCGATGTAGTGCTGGTAAATTGTTATCCATTCTGGGAAGGTTGTAGTATTGATGAGGCGTCCTTGTATTTAAAGCAAATGTATGCTGTTTCAAAAAGTGCTGCTCAGGGTAAACCGGTTATCATTACGGAAACAGGATGGCCTAATCAGGGAGAAAGTACCAATAATGCGGAACCTTCTCAAACCAATGCCATGAAGTATTTTATCAATACCAATGAGTGGGCCCGACAGGAAGATATTCAACTGTTTTATTTCTCCTCTTTTGATGAATCATGGAAAGCACATCATGAAGGAGATGTTGGAGCACGTTGGGGAATTTGGGATAAAAACGAAAAATCCAAATATATTTAGAATATGTCATTTAGAAAAGATAAAAAATTGGCATTGGCAGGAATAGATTTTGCCAGTAAAACCCAGGAAGAATTAAAAGATTTATTCCGAAGTGTTTTGAATAATGGAACGCATGGGTTGTGTTTTAGTCTTTATGAAGAAGGACAAAAGCCCGGGGATATTATTACCGAAGAACAAGTAAGAAGAAGAATGGAAATTATTAAACCATTCACCAGTTGGGTCAGGTCTTTTTCCTGTACAGATGGAAATGAGCATATTCCCAGGATAGCCAAAGAATTCGGCCTTAAAACGCTGGTAGGGGCCTGGCTGGGCGATGATCCTGACATTAATATCCGGGAAGTGGAAGGCCTTATCCAATTAGCTAAAGAAGGCTATGTCGATATTGCTGCCGTTGGTAACGAAGTCATGTATCGTGGTGATCTGGCAGAAGAAGAATTATTGGATTTTATTCTCCAGGTAAAAAGAGCCATCCCAACTATTCCTGTGGGATATGTAGATGCTTATTACGAATTTTCTGACCATCCAAAAATCACCGAAGCCTGCGATGTGATTTTAGCCAATTGTTATCCTTTTTGGGAAGGTTGCAGCATTGAATATTCTTTGGTGTACATGCAACAAATGTATCATCAGGCTCTGAGTGCCGGGCAAGGAAAAAAGGTGATCATTACTGAAACGGGATGGCCTAGCCAGGGAAAAAGCATTGATGGAGCGCACTCTACCTCAGAAAATGCCTTGAAATATTTTATTAATACGCAACAATGGTCCGCTCAGGATAACATTGAGGTGTTCTATTTTTCTTCGTTTGATGAATCATGGAAAGTCGGAGCCGAAGGCGATGTAGGGGCCTATTGGGGACTGTGGGATAAAAATGAAAACCTTAAATATTAAAAAATGAAACATCCCGGCATTTCATGCCGAGTGCAAGTTCCCGAATTTTGGCATAAGTCAAAATTCGGGATGTTTTTTAATGAACAGTTCCTCTTATGGCTTCAAAGTCTTTAATCATTTCCTGCAGTTTTTCCGGATGACTTGCGGCCAGGTTATTTTGTTGCCCGAGGTCGTTTTTTAAATTATACAGGGCAAATGCTTTGGAGTTTCCTAATTCGTTTTTCGTTTGTTCGCTGATGGCAGGCCCTGGATAAGGAGGTATTAAAACCCAGTTCCCTTGCCGGAAAGCAGTTCTTGAGGTAGCTTCCAGGACAAGGCTTTTTCTGCCTATTTGCGTTTTTCCGAGAAAATCATCCAACAGTTGTTCGCTGTCCCTTGCACGGTATTCGCTTCCCACCATCGTTGCTAGGGAAGAAAACAAGTCTACCTGAGAAACCATCGCATCTGATTTGCCAGGCTGGATATGTCCTTTCCAAAAAGTGACAAAAGGGACTCTCGTTCCTGCTTCAAAAAGGCTGTATTTCCCGCCCCTTAATGGGCCGGAAGGTTTGTGGTTACCAAGCTTCTCGACGGCATCATCATAGTAACCATCGTTCAGCACAGGGCCGTTATCGCTGGACAAGATGATGAGGGTATTTTCCAATAATCCTACTTTTTCCAGAGTTTTTATCAACTCCCCGATACACCAGTCTGCTTCCACTATTACATCACCTCTTGGCCCCAGGCCTGTAGCCCCTGCAAACCGTGGGTGCGGAGTACGGGGCACGTGCGGTTGCTGCAGGGCATAATACAGGAAGAAATGCTCGTTTTTATGTGTCTGTATGAAATGCTGAGCTTTGACCAGAAAAGTGTCCGCCATATTTTCATCCACCCATTTCGCATGCTCACCGCCCTTCATGTAGCCGATGCGCCCTATGCCGTTCACGATGCTGTTGTTGTGACCATGTTCCCATTTCATTTTCAGCCTTTCAGGATGATCCAGGGCCGTCGGTTCCCCCGGGAAGTTATTTTTATAATCCACAAAAATCGGATCGTTTGGGTCTGAGTTGACGACCTGTCCATTTTCAATAAAAACCGTTGGTACCCGGTCTTGTGTGGCTGCGAGGATATAGGAATAGTCGAAGCCCACTTCATTGGGCCCAGGCGAGATTCTTTCGTTCCAGTTGACATGGCCCATTCCAAGACCCAAATGCCATTTGCCGACGATTCCTGTGTGATACCCTTTTTCTGCCAGCATTTTAGGAAGGGTCATTTGAGACGTGTCGATCAACAATGGTGCATCTCCCGGGAGGATTTTCGCCTCTTTATTCCGCCAGGGATAAACGCCGGTCAAAAGAGCATACCTGCTTGGCGTGCAGGTGGCAGAGGTGGCATACCCCTGTGAAAATTGCAGTCCTTGATGTGCCAATTTATCCATGTTTGGAGTAGCCAATTCGGTGGCACCGTAAGCTCCTAAGTCGCCATACCCTAAATCATCCGCATAAATGATGATGATATTGGGAGTGGAATCCTCATCGTTAGTTTGTTGATTGCCTTCTTTGTTTGAGGAAGAACAAGCCCAGCAGGAAATAGACAGGAATGTCAGGATGAAAAATTTCATGAACAATATTTTTTTTAAAATAAAGAGTAACTGCCAAAAGGGGAGTAGGATTCGAATTTACCTGGCTAAAACCAGTTAGACAGGCCTGCGGCCCTCCTCGACGTGACTTTCATTCATCCCGAACCGTAGGTCGGAATGGGCTAACCAGACTACGCCACACACCTCGAAAGTTAATCTTATTTTTTGATTTTCACAAATCTAAGCCAGGACGCTCTCTATTCTTGAAACCTTTAAGTTGAATAAATATTTTATATCTTTTTCCTGCAGAGATTGTATTTAATAATTGGTAATAAAGCAATAATATGGAAGATTATTTTTTAGAGTAATTAAAATTTGTATTTTTAGTACTTTATTTAGATTATTGTCCAATTAAAATGAAATAATGCCTAAACCCAATAGACTTATCAACGGCTCAGGAAGACTAGTTCAATTTGCCTTGCCAGAAGCTGGTTTCAATGAATCAAAAATTCAATCAATTGCTCCAGGAGAGGCCTATCCAATCTCTTCAGACACGCCAGAACAATATCTTGTCCGCGATGCCCATAGCAAGCGGCCACTGGTCCTGAAAAGGACAGATTTACCGGAAGGGAGCCTTGTCATTACAAATGAGAATCTGAATTCACAGGACGATGGCATTTCAGTTCAGCTTCAGATATATAATGATACCAATGCTGCCATTGAAATATGCAGATTGGAAGGAATGGGGCAGGAAGAACATTATGGAGCCAGCACGGTAGCTAAACTTCCTCCCAATGCTGTTATCACCATTGATGCCAGGGCTCAAAATGTCTATGCAGCAAGAATTTATGCCTCAGGAACCTATATACGTACCTTTATTACTGGTGA
This sequence is a window from Lewinellaceae bacterium. Protein-coding genes within it:
- a CDS encoding glycosyl hydrolase, with the protein product MSFRKDKKLALAGIDFASKTQEELKDLFRSVLNNGTHGLCFSLYEEGQKPGDIITEEQVRRRMEIIKPFTSWVRSFSCTDGNEHIPRIAKEFGLKTLVGAWLGDDPDINIREVEGLIQLAKEGYVDIAAVGNEVMYRGDLAEEELLDFILQVKRAIPTIPVGYVDAYYEFSDHPKITEACDVILANCYPFWEGCSIEYSLVYMQQMYHQALSAGQGKKVIITETGWPSQGKSIDGAHSTSENALKYFINTQQWSAQDNIEVFYFSSFDESWKVGAEGDVGAYWGLWDKNENLKY
- a CDS encoding arylsulfatase, translated to MKFFILTFLSISCWACSSSNKEGNQQTNDEDSTPNIIIIYADDLGYGDLGAYGATELATPNMDKLAHQGLQFSQGYATSATCTPSRYALLTGVYPWRNKEAKILPGDAPLLIDTSQMTLPKMLAEKGYHTGIVGKWHLGLGMGHVNWNERISPGPNEVGFDYSYILAATQDRVPTVFIENGQVVNSDPNDPIFVDYKNNFPGEPTALDHPERLKMKWEHGHNNSIVNGIGRIGYMKGGEHAKWVDENMADTFLVKAQHFIQTHKNEHFFLYYALQQPHVPRTPHPRFAGATGLGPRGDVIVEADWCIGELIKTLEKVGLLENTLIILSSDNGPVLNDGYYDDAVEKLGNHKPSGPLRGGKYSLFEAGTRVPFVTFWKGHIQPGKSDAMVSQVDLFSSLATMVGSEYRARDSEQLLDDFLGKTQIGRKSLVLEATSRTAFRQGNWVLIPPYPGPAISEQTKNELGNSKAFALYNLKNDLGQQNNLAASHPEKLQEMIKDFEAIRGTVH